A window of the Brachybacterium sacelli genome harbors these coding sequences:
- a CDS encoding acyltransferase yields MSETPAYRVAPGADISEDATIGDGSSIWHLAQVREGAHLGTNCIVGRGAYIGSGVRMGDGCKIQNHALVYEPAELADGVFVGPAAVFTNDHFPRAVNPDLTPKSPSDWDAVGVTCETGASIGARAVCVAPLRIGAWAMVAAGATVVKDVPPHALVAGVPARRLAWVGRSGEKLVPASDGTDAWVCPATGEWYIPDDSTGGLLLASSPLAGAPRPAELTDPDEQDGTSA; encoded by the coding sequence ATGAGTGAGACACCCGCTTACCGGGTCGCCCCCGGTGCCGACATCTCGGAGGACGCGACCATCGGGGACGGGAGCTCGATCTGGCATCTCGCCCAGGTGAGGGAGGGGGCCCACCTCGGCACGAACTGCATCGTCGGCCGTGGAGCGTACATCGGCAGCGGTGTGCGCATGGGCGACGGCTGCAAGATCCAGAACCACGCGCTGGTCTACGAGCCCGCCGAGCTCGCCGACGGCGTCTTCGTCGGCCCCGCGGCGGTCTTCACCAACGACCACTTCCCGCGTGCGGTCAATCCCGACCTCACCCCCAAGTCGCCCTCCGACTGGGACGCCGTCGGCGTGACCTGCGAGACCGGCGCCTCGATCGGTGCCCGCGCGGTCTGCGTGGCACCGCTGAGGATCGGCGCCTGGGCGATGGTCGCCGCCGGGGCCACGGTGGTCAAGGACGTACCCCCGCACGCCCTCGTGGCAGGGGTCCCCGCCCGTCGCCTGGCCTGGGTGGGCCGCTCCGGCGAGAAGCTGGTCCCCGCGTCCGACGGCACCGACGCCTGGGTGTGTCCCGCCACCGGCGAGTGGTACATCCCCGACGACTCCACCGGCGGGCTCCTGCTCGCCTCCTCCCCGCTGGCCGGCGCCCCGCGCCCGGCCGAGCTCACCGACCCCGACGAACAGGATGGAACGTCCGCATGA
- a CDS encoding DegT/DnrJ/EryC1/StrS family aminotransferase → MNSERTMIPPAKPIIGQDERDAVDRVLASGMVAQGPEVAAFEQEFSAALAGGREVVAVNSGTSGQHLGMLGLGLGAGGEVIVPSFTFAATANSVAVCGGTPVFVDVDPETFTVDPAAIEAAITERTVGIQPVHLYGHPAEMDRICAIAEAHGLWVFEDAAQAHGASWQGSPVGTFGDGAMYSLYPTKNMTSGEGGMVACGTAELARQVRLLRNQGMETQYANEVAGYNNRMTDIHAAIGRVQLGKLPAWTTTRQQNAAYFDAHLRGVVAPVVREAASHVYHQYTVRIEGASAAERDAFATALREEHQVGCGVYYPTPVHRLATFRVERDLPVTEMLAREVLSLPVHPSISAEDRERIVEAVNTVARAGA, encoded by the coding sequence ATGAACAGTGAACGAACGATGATCCCTCCGGCGAAGCCGATCATCGGGCAGGACGAGCGGGACGCGGTCGATCGCGTGCTGGCCTCGGGGATGGTGGCGCAGGGCCCGGAGGTCGCGGCCTTCGAGCAGGAGTTCTCGGCGGCCCTGGCGGGCGGCCGGGAGGTGGTCGCCGTCAACTCGGGCACCTCCGGGCAGCACCTGGGGATGCTGGGGCTGGGCCTGGGGGCCGGCGGCGAGGTGATCGTGCCCTCGTTCACCTTCGCGGCGACGGCGAACTCGGTGGCGGTGTGCGGAGGCACGCCGGTGTTCGTGGACGTGGACCCGGAGACCTTCACGGTCGATCCCGCGGCGATCGAGGCCGCGATCACCGAGCGTACGGTCGGGATCCAGCCGGTGCATCTGTACGGGCATCCGGCAGAGATGGACCGGATCTGTGCGATCGCCGAGGCGCATGGGCTGTGGGTGTTCGAGGACGCGGCGCAGGCGCACGGGGCGTCCTGGCAGGGCTCGCCGGTGGGCACCTTCGGCGACGGGGCGATGTACTCGCTGTACCCGACGAAGAACATGACCTCCGGCGAGGGCGGCATGGTCGCCTGCGGCACGGCGGAGCTGGCGCGGCAGGTGCGGTTGCTGCGGAACCAGGGGATGGAGACGCAGTACGCGAACGAGGTCGCGGGCTACAACAACCGCATGACCGACATCCACGCGGCGATCGGCCGGGTCCAGCTCGGCAAGCTGCCGGCCTGGACCACGACCCGGCAGCAGAACGCGGCCTACTTCGACGCGCACCTGCGCGGCGTGGTGGCGCCCGTGGTGCGGGAGGCCGCGAGCCACGTGTACCACCAGTACACGGTGCGGATCGAAGGCGCCTCGGCGGCGGAGCGGGACGCCTTCGCGACCGCACTGCGCGAGGAGCACCAGGTGGGATGCGGCGTGTACTACCCGACGCCGGTGCACCGCCTGGCGACGTTCCGGGTGGAGCGGGACCTGCCGGTCACCGAGATGCTGGCCCGCGAGGTGCTGTCGCTGCCGGTGCATCCGAGCATCTCCGCGGAGGACAGGGAGCGGATCGTGGAGGCTGTGAACACCGTGGCGAGAGCGGGGGCGTGA